In Uranotaenia lowii strain MFRU-FL chromosome 2, ASM2978415v1, whole genome shotgun sequence, one genomic interval encodes:
- the LOC129748288 gene encoding uncharacterized protein LOC129748288 gives MRAKSANPLVVRYRDATYDLTEFAHKHPGGLNTLNGLHEKDMQERFEKAPGHSAAARYLMNEYKICDKNNNSDSTIYKDDSSNSSKLSAPSKDNHMNGAPKNGLLNGSRKLNGFTTTTTTGGIPTSTDESMEHLVDWTKPMLSQIPTLGKHYSEWVNKPVDRELRLFGPPWLENLTKTPWWLVPGFWIPTIFFLIHLGVREQLSRSPDDPVSIRDHLSLTVFVSLAIGVLVWTLLEYTLHRWVFHLDPKDNKFLHTFHFLLHGLHHKVPFDPYRLVFPPVPAVLLATFFYQPVRLLLPHPLLMLSGGLIGYLTYDMIHYYIHYGSPNGGHLYHMKRYHYQHHFVHHEQGFGISSTLWDDIFGTTIVLRKLKYLLKW, from the exons ATGAGAGCCAAAAGCGCAAATCCTTTGGTCGTCCGGTACCGGGATGCTACCTACGACCTGACAGAGTTCGCCCATAAACATCCCGGTGGCCTGAACACGCTTAACGGTCTTCACGAGAAGGACATGCAGGAGCGCTTCGAAAAGGCACCGGGACACTCGGCCGCTGCCCGATATCTAATGAACGAGTACAAaatctgtgataaaaataacaatagtGACTCCACCATTTATAAAGATGATAGCAGTAACAGTAGTAAACTGTCAGCCCCTTCTAAAGATAACCACATGAATGGTGCACCAAAGAATGGTCTTCTGAATGGAAGCAGAAAGCTCAACGGTtttacgacgacgacgactacgGGCGGAATTCCGACGAGTACCGATGAAAGCATGGAG CACTTGGTAGATTGGACTAAACCTATGCTCTCTCAAATTCCGACTCTCGGAAAACACTACTCAGAATGGGTCAACAAACCGGTCGACCGGGAGCTACGCCTATTTGGTCCACCATGGCTCGAAAACCTCACCAAAACACCCTGGTGGCTGGTTCCTGGCTTCTGGATACCAACCATCTTCTTCCTCATCCACCTGGGAGTGCGAGAGCAGCTCTCCAGAAGCCCCGATGATCCCGTATCCATCCGGGATCACCTCTCGCTGACAGTTTTCGTGAGTTTAGCGATCGGGGTGCTGGTGTGGACTCTGCTCGAGTACACCCTGCACCGATGGGTATTCCATCTGGATCCCAAGGATAACAAGTTCCTGCATACCTTCCACTTCCTGCTGCATGGACTCCACCATAAGGTTCCGTTTGATCCCTACCGGTTGGTGTTTCCACCTGTTCCGGCTGTGTTGCTGGCAACATTTTTCTACCAACCGGTCCGGTTGCTGCTGCCGCATCCGCTGCTGATGCTGTCCGGTGGACTTATAG GATATCTAACGTATGACATGATACATTACTACATCCATTATGGAAGTCCTAACGGAGGCCATCTGTATCACATGAAGCGATACCACTACCAGCATCACTTTGTGCACCATGAACAAG